gttgatttgccacctctaccTTCAAGAATGACATTTCTCATCAAAAAGACGAGTGAGGTGGCAAGGAACGGGCACTTTGTTTCAGGTAATAATTGAACTATTTTCCCCATTACTTTAGCATAAATTAGAACAAAAAGACTAACAATCTCCTATAAAATGTGCATCTCCTGCGGCTGGTAGCTGGTTGGTGGCATCTTCCAATTGGCTCAGCAGGTCTTCCCGGAAAAAGTAGATCCCAATTCCCAACTGCCTAAGGACACTACAATTACCTCATGGGTGACATCAAAGTGTATCATGTTCTGTTAAGATTATCCACAATCGAATGTAATTCACATGGTATGGTATGACAGTAtttcactttctcttcttttattatatttccacTCACAATGGATTAGACTCTATAAGGTGTAATAGTATGGGTTcacaattaaatcaaatatttattttaataatacaTAATTCATAtctcataaataaataaaataattttttaaaaataattttgttatttttaaaaaataaattattaactttcaaaaaaaattttaccttTTGGATTTTTTATTCTCTAAAAATAACATTATTAATTTCTAAGTTTGaacaatatatctttttctacctctcaaaaataatatattgttattttttgaaaaataattatgcaaTTATTAAACAAATATGTGATACCTCAAATGTGAAgatatcataataatccatactTAATTAATAATTCTTTATATAATTAATTGAACTCCATAACATAATATTAcataatttaaatcaaataaaatacaaataataacaaaatgaatACTAGTTTTCACTGTTATTGCCTTTGAATCGTTCCCAAATATGCTCGACCAAGTCTGATCGAAATTTTGTCTGTTGTAGCTTCAAAAAATTAGTCCGTTGCAACTTCAAAAAAATTGGTCTGTTGTTAACATTAGCATTACACGGTTACAATAAACTTGTGTCACGACATGCATTACACCACGCATCATTACCCTCGGAATGATGATATGTGTAATTGCATTACACAGCCATTACACGCGTCATTACCCGCGTCATTACACGCTATGTGTCATAGCATGCATTACACGCGTCATTACCCTCCCCTCCGTTGCTAATTAATAAAGGTCTTCACATCAATGAAGGTTCCGCGAATTTGATCTTACGTGTCTGGTCAACTTCCTTGTTTCCCAAGCACCTGGAAGTCCAATGCAATTTGGCCTTTTCTTTCATGCCTTTTTGGATCCAGGTTAACATGAAATCAAGATTTGGTTGCAGACATATAAATTGCAGTCCGATCTCACCACTCATTTAATACGAGGCAAAAGAGAGAGTTAAAACACTCCGAAGATAAAATCAAGAACTCTGCAGGTACCAAGAATCAGAGGATTCAGTCAGCTTGATAGAAAGAGATGGCAGATTTGTTCTTGAATCAGGCTAAGCAGTACTCCGCCAGCAGGCCAAGATACCCAGATCAACTTTTTGAATTCATTGCATCCAAAACCCCTTCCCATGACCTTGTGTGGGATGTGGGCACTGGCAGTGGCCAGGCTGCTGCTGCTGTAAGTCCCTCAACTTCTCTCTCCCTTCCATTGGAATGTTGACTATGGATGGTGTGCTTTACTGTTTGCTAGTTCGCACGTTGCAGGTCAGCTGGCGCAGACatcttttattttattcctttttgaaTCTCTTTGAATACGATTTGGACTCAAAGGAATGTATAACAGATTGAAGGCATCTCAAGGGGATAAATTAACTTAAAAGACTTGTGATTATGCAAttatgatttgcttgtctcacATTTTACAATAAACAGTATTAGCAGTAATTGTTTTTTGTTACTGTCGGATTTGGTGATAACATTTGAATAAGCATTGGTGACTTGGTCCTTGTTCCAATAGTCCAACCCTACAATTCAGGTCAAATTGGCTAATAATAGTCCAATTTACTTCTTTGCTTGTTTACTGGCTTGGTTAGCTGTTTGTTTAAGGTGACCAACTTACTTTTAAGTAGTAAATTTTTGAAGCTGCACAATATTTACCAAGCAATACCTTGGAGCTGAATATGGTTTATCAGAAAGGGATTGGACAAACTGAATTGTATTACTAACATCGAATGCCTGCCTAAATTCAACTGGCAAGATTGTCTTATCATCTTATCCATGCAATTCATTCTTGTCAGCTGGCAAAGATCTACAAGAATGTAATTGCCACAGACACAAGCCCAAAGCAGCTGGAATTTGCACCAAAGGTTCCGAATATTCGATACCAATGTACTTCCCCAAAGTTGTCCATTGCAGAGCTTGAAGAAAACATTGCAGCAGAGTCCACTGTCGATTTAGTCACCATTGCTCAGGCTTTGCATTGGTTTGATTTTCCTACCTTCTACCAACAAGTGAAGTGGGCACTGAAAAAACCCAATGGAGTAATTGCTGCATGGTGCTACACTGTGCCAGAAATTAACCCCAGTTTGGATGCTGTCTTCCAAAGATTCTACAAAGTTGATTCTGATCCTTACTGGGAACCAGAGCGTAAATTGGTGGATAATAAATATGAAACCATCGATTTCCCATTTGAGCCTGTGGATGGCGTTGATCATACCGGACCATTCCAATTCAAAGCAGAGAATGTGATGGATTTGGAAGGCTTCTTCACATACATAAGATCATGGTCTTCCTACCAAACTGCTAAACAGAAGGGTGTGGAACTCTTGAATGAAAATGTGGTCAAGGATTTTACCTCTGCTTGGAATGAAGATGGAATATCTAAAAAAGTTGTCACTTCCCCTATTCATCTGAGGATTGGGAAAGTTGGGAATTTGCATTGAAATCTCTGCCTGTTCAAGTCAGCAAGCCCCTTATGGCAATCATTTTCCACTGGTTGGTCTATTATTCTTGGATATAGGCCATGGACCATGGTTGATGGCTCAAAGATAAATAAATTTGCGTATTTCAGCATTGAATCTCCTGTCACTTGAAACTGTTATCTAATTGTTACTATTAGGTGATGGCTAACATCGGATTTGGGGCTTCTTGTTCCCGTTTCTAATGTCTTATAGTATTATGTTTCCAAGTTGAGTGGAAGGCTAGAAATGCTACCTACagtcagccaaaaaaaaaaattttttttttaaatgatgtGGCAAAAACTAGATTTAAGCTACCTAAACGTTAAATGTGAttccatttttcctttaaaGGCAAATCTCGTTCACGGGTGGGATGCCAATCTATATTTTATtagtaataaaattaattagtacAAGAAGGTGGGTTTAGGCATTACCGTTAGCAGTACAtgataagaaaaaaaagaatatcatAAGACACGAATATCAAAAGGAAGTGCTACTTCCATAGTGCAAGAGGAAATGTGATTCCATACAAATTAAAACAGAATGTAATTAGCACAAAATAATATTATAAAATTTGTAAAGTGTTATTTGCATAATCTTGGGGACCAATAGAAAGTGTATCGacaagtttttccttttttgatcAGTCCTAGTttgcaaaaatttatttgattatatcaTAAATATTTCATCaaccatttatttatattttaaatcaCCTTtgttatctcatatatatcatattaagACAGAATGcaatattattttttcaaagaaTTATCTCAAATACTCAGTTTGAGCTCAACAAGTTTGGATtctccattttttgaaaaacaagctTTTCATTTACAATATttcaaaataatatataaacaaaaacaatttcaaaaatACCACATCTATACAATATAccaaaaataattccaaatatacaaaaaaaaaagaaaaaaaaatctacatcatcttcttcttccaaCTATCACCACTATTGACCGCCACCACCATCCTCTCCTTCCCTCTCTATTCCCGCTCCCTCTTTCTCCTCCCCTTTCCCATCACATCCACCTCTCCCCCCctccgccccccccccccccaaaatctTATTGCGACTAGGTTCTGACCAGAGGCCTCCATTTGGTCGAGACCAGATCGAGGAGGGGGAGAGGAAGTGataggtgccgaacctgtgtaATAATAATATTAAAACCTAACTATCACTAAAAGCAGTGAATAATCAATTCTAGGTACTGGaacagggactctaggtgtgcaatgagttacttgattcaccctattcctgaagagtttgcttaatccgatataccagaattaattagttgacaaaatttattaactagtagacagtggcaggCAGGGTCATCTCCTCAGGGATTGGGGTATTTGTCTCTTTGCGGTTCCAATTGGTAAACGGGGGGTTTATCGGAATAAagctaaaaaataattaagcaattcaactaaaacGAATAATTAACTAGTACGAAGGTAaacaggaattaaatcaagaatagataaattctaaccaaggatacaactactcagacacagtccattcatccgatcattgatgcaagggaggttcactttattttattaatagGTTAGTTATAGTCGCCAACGAGCTCtgacgaccaatttttccttaatttattgataaccaaggtacgaccattgatttTCCTAACCAGAAAATACTCTTAAGTACGACCGTAGAAATTAATTCCCCAATTatattaagaattagaaaaatctAACCCCAATCAATAACAGTCGGCCCGCATGAACAAGGAAGAATAATCAAAAAACTATCTCTAAACAATGACTAGTGCTCCCTACGTGTTTTTTGCCGAATTGAGAGAAAGGGTACAAAAAGAGAGCCCTGCGAATTCCACTTTTTTCGTTTCCTCTTTGATAGGAAGACTCCTACTCAGCAACTCTTCATCAGCCCAAGGGAAAGGAAGTCCGTTTCTTCTCCATGTGGGCCAGGTTTGTGGAGCCTTTTGAAGCCTTCCACCTGtggaaaaattttcaagaaagtttccctttttttttttgcaccttTCCGCTCCACTCCCTGAAATTGagtccaaatatcaaatataagtagatattaatgattaaaacaatatttgacaaggacaaaggaaaaaattaacaataaaattactaacaattaacaccttATCAAGAAGGGCGAGGTGCGGGAAAGGGGAAGGGGAGaaggaaggaggaggaggaacaGGGATGGGGAGAGGGGAAGAGAGAGGACGTGATGGTACTGAAtagtagttttaattttttttaaatactctaaaaattttaaaactttaaaaatactccaaaaaatattttaaaaacacattCAAAAACATCATAAAAAACATgtatagtaaaagtttttcatatatatttttACACGTAAATAGTTAATCCAGATGGAGCTACTAGATATTTTTAAATGCACGTCACATCATATGCActtaggcctgtcaacgggccgaaattcattattctggacccggatccgacccgtttatccgacgggtcttttactccatgttccggatccggattcAACGGGTCTCAGATCTGGGTCAGGTTTACCCGAAAAAATTTACAAAACTtacaatttctaataaaaatgagaaaaaaatatatttgaaaactaatttctaactagtACAAgacaaaaaccaaataagaaaagaaatcaaattgacttAACTCAAATATATCACCCTAATCatattatattgataaatatatattttaaattattaatccatTTATATTCGAATCCGGGTCTAATAAGGGTTGGAATACTATATTCTATATCCGACGCattttttgtttgataaaacggatccggatccggatccggataatgaaattaaatccctacccatacttATAATAATTTCACGGATATGATCCTGATCCGGATCTAAACCCggaccgttgacaggcctataTACACTCCCCGTCTCAATGGCCAAACGTATCTTTTGGTTTATATCTACCAGAGAGGCCGCACTTGACAAGTCTTTGTCTAACAGCACGTCGCAGTccattttttcttgtttgttgcTTTTCACAGGCTATTGAAGTGAGGCCAAAACTcaaaagtccaaccaatgactTATTCCTCAGGTTCAGATCTCTGTACTCTTGCACATTTGCAGGATGGCGTACTGGGAAACAATTTGATCAACTTTTTTCCGTTTCAATGCAAATTGCTCAACCTTGTCCTTTTCTTCATATACTAAGGCTTCATTTGGATGGGGAGAAAAGGacagaaaagaaaatatatgagggaAAGTCTTATCATTTCATTTTGGGAGTTTTAACAAGGATGGAAGAGAAGCGAAATGAACAGATAAAAGTCACTCTAATTGGTGaaaatttttctacccaaaattgGCAAGAAAAGGACGGAAACTTGTTGGGcaccaaaaaatatttttaatatgaCAATTTTATCCTTTAAAAGTTGATACAAAaattcattatttccaatatATCCTAAAGTTGATTTGTAAAAACACCGATGTGCAAAGCTTTCTCAATCCTATACTTTCAATACTTCAAACTAGTTGAATTCACTTGGCTTTCTTCCGTTCTTCACTCACAATTCAATAACAaaaggtattttttttttactcaatcTCCTTTCTTTCTATGCTCAATCTTCTCTAGAGAATTGTGGTAAAAGCATCTTTTGTGTAGATTGTTATTGTttatattctaaattttttattcattttcagtCATAAAATTCTTGTTAATGAACTCttgatttttatattattgATTTGTGATTATATATTGCATGGTTATGGTACATGTAAGCGTCAATGGTGATAAATGAATATGAAATTTGAATGCATACAATCTGTTTGTTTATTTGCCTATGTAAGCTTCCAATTGTAAAATGATCATTCTAGAGTCCATAAATAGTATGTTAGCCACTTTTTATTGTAACAATGCATCTTTCTTTGAAATGATTAAAAAGATGATGATACTAGAAGTATTGTTTTTTTGATGTCTTTTGTTGTTAAAAGTGTTCTATAGTATTTAAACTGATCAGTACATGAAGGTACCAATGCTGATAATAACACGCAAATGTAAATGACAAGTACCAATAACGAGCTGAAATGCTGAAATTTAACACTTGAGTAAAAAAGGGCAAATAGTTccagttggaaaaaaaaaaaagaaaaaaaaagaacaagctAATGCAAAGAAGGCAAGAAATGGATGTAATCAGAAAGTTACATGTCTTGAAAGCTGCTCAAAGCATTTTCCCTCTCCCATCTCCCCTCCCCCTCACAAGTatgaaaaaaaaagcacaaaagcATATGATAAAAGGAAATTAATTCAGGAAAGAattagaggaaaaaaaataaggtgAGGAGTGAGTTTCAGCTTAGCAAAAACACTAGCTGAAACATGTATAATGGCATTTCCGgtcaacatcaaaatcatatgtcAAGAATACCTAAAAGATACTACGAGGACTTGAGGCGATTTACATGCATGAAAGAAAATCAATGTCCAGCAagaaatttgttttattattcacCTCGTGAGAATGCATATGCAATTGTTTTAGAAATTTGTCTTACCTAAATATTCTATTTATTGGAACATGAAAGCTAATCTTTGGACtttgatttaaaaattgaaagggCAAATAAGTAAAGTTGTATTCTCATAAAATCATTTCTTTCCACATTTCTTCAACTCTCAAATAAGAGAaagatgtttcttttcttttctttcattgaaCTCCCAAACGAAATATGCatattttcccttcttttcctttctttcctaagttatcttttcttttcttttcttttctcctccttcataaactcccaaactaagccTTAATAAAATCATAGATTAGATTACTCTGGATTCACTCAAGACCTTGAACATTTTCATTCCTAGATTTACCTGGATCcaatattaaaaagaaaaaaaagtaaaaaaaaaaaaaaaaactatttcccTTCCTGGAAAAAGCAGAAGATAGTGATCTTTGGAATCGTTTATCACTAAAGTTGGTCATCACATGCCAACTCAAATTGGTTATACCATTCTGTCTTGTAAGTATCTTCAATTACATTCCCTGTCTGCTGTCTCCTTTCGTTGTGGACAAATGAAAGTTTATTTGTTTAGGCCAATCAAAGTCTCACATCAATGAAAGGTAGATCATCCGAATTTATCATATTATTATTGAAAGGAGCTGCTTGCAGGCATAAAGTTCTCAACATCTTTGGGAAAACAAATTAAGTAGACCAAGTACCTCAAAGAACTATAAAGTCACATTCAGTCTCATAGGCAGATCAGAGATGGCAGAATTGTTTAATAAGCAGGCTAAACAGTACTCGGAAAGCCGGCCAACTTACCCAGAGGAGCTGTTCCAGTTCATTGCATCCAAGACACCGTGCCATGACCTCGCTTGGGATGTAGGCACCGGCAGTGGCCAGGCTGCAAGAACTGTAGGCATCTTTAAACCAGAGCCGACActaaatttttctttggaaCAGTTTTTGTTGAATTGTGCTTTACTGATTAATCACTACTGACTTTTGTCAGTTGGCTGGGATATACAAGAACGTGGTAGCCACAGACACGAGCCCGAAGCAACTGGAATTTGCACTCAAGCTTCCCAACATTAGATATCAATGTACGCCTCCTAAGATGTCTATTGCTGAGCTTGAGCAAAATGTCTCGGTAGAATCAAGTGTTGATTTAGTGACAAGTGCTGCAGCTATGCACTGGTTTGATCTTCCAACTTTCTACCAGCAAGTGAAATGGATACTGAAAAAGCCTGATGGAGTAATTGCAGCATGGTCCTACGCTAAGGCGGAGATCAACGCTGCCAGTGCTAACACTCTTCTCCA
The Coffea arabica cultivar ET-39 chromosome 6c, Coffea Arabica ET-39 HiFi, whole genome shotgun sequence genome window above contains:
- the LOC113691961 gene encoding uncharacterized protein — its product is MADLFLNQAKQYSASRPRYPDQLFEFIASKTPSHDLVWDVGTGSGQAAAALAKIYKNVIATDTSPKQLEFAPKVPNIRYQCTSPKLSIAELEENIAAESTVDLVTIAQALHWFDFPTFYQQVKWALKKPNGVIAAWCYTVPEINPSLDAVFQRFYKVDSDPYWEPERKLVDNKYETIDFPFEPVDGVDHTGPFQFKAENVMDLEGFFTYIRSWSSYQTAKQKGVELLNENVVKDFTSAWNEDGISKKVVTSPIHLRIGKVGNLH
- the LOC113692126 gene encoding uncharacterized protein, with the translated sequence MAELFNKQAKQYSESRPTYPEELFQFIASKTPCHDLAWDVGTGSGQAARTLAGIYKNVVATDTSPKQLEFALKLPNIRYQCTPPKMSIAELEQNVSVESSVDLVTSAAAMHWFDLPTFYQQVKWILKKPDGVIAAWSYAKAEINAASANTLLQMLYDNCDPYCDPRARYFVHDRYRTIDFPFQPVDGLEHTGPFEFKTERLMDLDDCFTFIKSWSPYQTAKDAGVELLSDDVVQDFTRAWHEDANPKKVATFPISLKVGKVGN